A single window of Sulfitobacter sp. JL08 DNA harbors:
- a CDS encoding FecR family protein yields the protein MRAHRIFKALFAAGCVVYLSSPAALAQMEAHCLLGQASDPDRQVFTCSGGLVIELEAAAQMGFTTGDSDADTLDLTGGAALIEVTPGGFAPQIRTPHAIAAVRGTVYAVDVTDTGTSVFVVRGQVDVGALSDQEAPVVLGPGDGVDVTPGETLEVKSWGAARVAALLARFGR from the coding sequence ATGCGGGCACATCGTATTTTTAAGGCCCTCTTTGCCGCTGGCTGTGTTGTCTATCTATCCAGCCCCGCAGCATTGGCCCAAATGGAGGCACATTGTCTGTTGGGACAGGCCAGCGATCCCGACAGGCAGGTTTTCACCTGCTCCGGGGGCTTGGTGATCGAACTCGAAGCTGCGGCGCAAATGGGGTTCACGACGGGCGATTCCGATGCGGACACGCTTGATCTGACAGGCGGGGCCGCCCTGATCGAGGTTACACCGGGCGGTTTTGCCCCGCAGATCAGAACGCCGCACGCCATCGCCGCCGTGCGCGGCACGGTTTACGCGGTGGATGTGACAGATACTGGCACGTCTGTCTTTGTTGTGCGCGGTCAGGTGGATGTCGGTGCGCTGTCAGATCAGGAAGCCCCCGTAGTTCTGGGGCCGGGCGACGGGGTGGACGTAACACCCGGCGAAACGCTGGAGGTTAAATCGTGGGGGGCGGCGCGGGTCGCGGCCCTGTTGGCGCGCTTTGGCAGATGA
- a CDS encoding IS5 family transposase: MPKQPAIPGLGDAVKKKVTRREKFLSEMDAVVPWGRLLALIEPHYPKVGSKGGRPPMPLETMLRVYFLQSWYALSDPMAEESLYDSEAMRRFAGIELGDDRIPDETTILNFRHLLEKHQLTEKLFAEVNAYLADKGVTLRSGTLVDATIIDAPSSTKNEAKARDPEMSSTKKGNDWYFGMKAHVGVDADSGIVHSLETTTAKTHDSQVWDELLHGNETSVWADKGYVHSEREAAFTKDAGRFWGVMRKAPKGGELDPLDVQINRIIAKVRAKVEHPFRILKRQFGHVKTRYRGLAKNRAHLFTLFALGNLFMTRRKLAA, from the coding sequence ATGCCCAAACAGCCTGCCATTCCCGGCCTTGGTGATGCGGTGAAGAAGAAGGTGACGCGCCGCGAGAAGTTCCTGTCGGAGATGGATGCGGTGGTGCCTTGGGGTCGTCTGTTGGCGCTGATCGAGCCGCACTATCCGAAGGTTGGGTCAAAGGGTGGTCGGCCACCGATGCCACTGGAGACGATGCTGCGAGTGTATTTCCTTCAGAGCTGGTACGCGCTGAGCGATCCGATGGCCGAAGAGAGCCTGTATGACAGCGAGGCCATGCGCCGGTTTGCCGGTATCGAGCTTGGCGATGACCGCATCCCCGACGAAACAACGATCCTGAACTTCCGGCACCTGCTGGAGAAGCATCAGCTGACCGAGAAGCTGTTTGCCGAGGTGAATGCCTATCTTGCCGACAAGGGCGTCACGCTGCGCTCTGGCACGTTGGTGGATGCGACGATCATCGATGCGCCGTCCTCGACCAAGAATGAAGCCAAGGCCCGCGATCCCGAGATGTCATCCACCAAGAAGGGTAATGACTGGTACTTCGGCATGAAGGCCCATGTTGGCGTCGATGCAGACAGCGGCATCGTCCACAGCCTGGAGACCACCACTGCCAAGACCCACGATAGCCAGGTCTGGGACGAACTGCTGCACGGCAACGAAACATCCGTCTGGGCGGACAAGGGCTACGTGCATTCCGAACGAGAGGCGGCCTTCACCAAGGATGCAGGCCGGTTCTGGGGCGTGATGCGCAAGGCACCCAAAGGTGGCGAACTGGATCCGCTCGACGTGCAGATCAACCGGATCATCGCAAAGGTCCGGGCCAAGGTTGAGCACCCGTTCCGGATCCTGAAGCGCCAGTTCGGCCACGTGAAGACGCGCTACCGTGGGCTGGCCAAGAACCGGGCGCATCTGTTCACGCTCTTCGCCCTCGGCAACCTGTTCATGACCCGGAGAAAGCTGGCAGCATGA
- a CDS encoding VPLPA-CTERM sorting domain-containing protein has protein sequence MFFKSTVAAAAVTLMLAAGSAAASTYKAFSHYEGGQPEHSVWFSGNSNPSGSSGSKPNHFTFENALPGHGIFAVNGNEATLTGNVRNAAGEGFFVEVYMSEVADPGTYKDAPGYAGDRSDWRFFELDVTKSSMMTALAGSEALGSYDISLRGDPLKVQFGIGANDKDATLLGLSTWIDFTEKPQSCAQTGCRSYAGDINIVLSQVPVPAAMPLLLAGLGGMAFVGRRRRSKR, from the coding sequence ATGTTTTTCAAAAGTACCGTCGCAGCGGCCGCTGTGACGTTGATGCTGGCGGCCGGATCGGCCGCAGCGTCAACCTATAAAGCGTTCAGCCATTACGAAGGTGGTCAGCCCGAACACAGTGTTTGGTTTTCTGGCAACAGCAATCCCAGCGGATCATCTGGCAGCAAGCCAAACCATTTCACCTTTGAAAACGCGCTGCCGGGTCACGGCATTTTTGCGGTGAACGGTAACGAGGCGACGCTGACCGGCAATGTCAGGAACGCTGCGGGCGAGGGATTCTTTGTCGAAGTCTACATGTCCGAAGTCGCCGATCCGGGCACCTACAAAGACGCGCCCGGTTATGCCGGCGACCGGTCAGACTGGCGCTTTTTCGAACTGGATGTGACGAAATCCAGCATGATGACGGCCCTTGCCGGAAGCGAGGCGCTGGGAAGCTATGACATTTCCCTGCGCGGTGATCCATTGAAGGTACAATTCGGGATCGGCGCAAACGACAAGGACGCGACCCTGCTGGGCCTGTCGACATGGATTGATTTTACCGAAAAACCGCAAAGCTGCGCGCAAACAGGGTGCCGGTCTTACGCGGGCGACATCAATATCGTTCTGTCGCAAGTGCCGGTGCCTGCGGCAATGCCACTGCTGCTGGCGGGTTTGGGCGGCATGGCCTTTGTTGGCCGCAGACGCCGTAGTAAACGCTGA
- a CDS encoding BamA/TamA family outer membrane protein → MHLLFRRLQKLCAISRIRIAASALLVALTAVQNAHAGSIADNTQEGLDRRSALEAVADTPFGFGNGSFVVAPIPMRSPMFGTGLTLGGGYLFQSDAGSNTSFLGLAGLKTSNGTNGYGAGGKLSLSDNRWQTTFFLGEVDAFYDAFPLGVPVAINQSGRLRLLSGSYGFNRHISAGLEISQLDTQIRRDGSGVLPSDLLPDADLNIVTVNLVFAADSRDDSLYPTEGSHLQVTAGQGRTVDGAAREFEKAVLTFDHFISGLGPGVIAMRVAACGVTDNTPFFEKCSIGGSDAFRGYNAFETLGDRLLSAQIAYRGQLGARFGYSVFGGFGNTADSFSELGDTDIRYAAGIGGRFRLSRKFPMDLAVDLVRNRDGENYTYIYVGQRF, encoded by the coding sequence ATGCATCTGCTGTTTCGTCGACTGCAAAAGCTTTGTGCGATATCGCGCATCAGGATCGCGGCAAGCGCACTGCTGGTTGCATTGACGGCAGTGCAGAACGCCCATGCGGGCAGTATTGCAGACAATACACAGGAAGGTCTTGATCGGCGCAGTGCGCTGGAAGCGGTGGCCGACACGCCGTTCGGATTTGGCAACGGTTCATTTGTTGTTGCGCCTATACCGATGCGCAGCCCGATGTTCGGAACCGGCCTTACCCTGGGTGGCGGTTATCTTTTCCAGAGCGATGCCGGATCCAACACATCATTTTTGGGGCTGGCGGGGCTGAAAACCTCGAACGGCACCAACGGGTATGGCGCAGGGGGTAAACTTTCCTTAAGCGACAACCGCTGGCAAACCACGTTTTTTCTGGGCGAGGTTGATGCCTTTTATGACGCCTTTCCGCTGGGCGTGCCGGTTGCGATCAATCAAAGCGGCCGCCTGAGATTATTGTCGGGATCATACGGGTTCAACCGGCACATTTCGGCCGGTCTGGAAATCAGCCAGCTTGATACGCAGATCCGGCGCGACGGGTCCGGGGTGCTGCCGTCAGATCTGCTGCCGGATGCCGATCTCAACATTGTCACGGTCAATCTGGTCTTTGCTGCGGATTCCCGGGATGATTCATTATACCCCACCGAAGGGTCGCACTTGCAGGTCACGGCGGGGCAGGGCCGTACGGTTGACGGGGCCGCACGGGAATTCGAAAAGGCGGTTCTGACCTTCGATCACTTTATCAGCGGTCTGGGGCCGGGGGTGATCGCCATGCGGGTTGCAGCCTGTGGAGTCACCGACAACACCCCGTTTTTCGAAAAATGTTCGATCGGCGGTAGCGATGCCTTTCGCGGATACAATGCGTTTGAAACACTTGGCGACCGGTTGCTTTCGGCGCAGATTGCCTATCGGGGGCAGTTGGGTGCGCGGTTCGGTTATTCCGTTTTCGGCGGGTTCGGCAACACCGCGGATTCGTTTTCAGAACTCGGCGATACGGACATCAGATATGCCGCCGGTATTGGCGGGCGGTTCCGGCTTAGTCGCAAGTTTCCGATGGATTTGGCGGTGGATCTGGTGCGCAACCGGGACGGCGAAAACTATACCTATATCTATGTAGGGCAGAGGTTCTGA
- a CDS encoding GntR family transcriptional regulator — MDKRRADIIAEELEQLILTSGFSDGERLDEIKLAERFGVSRTPLREAFQKLATSGLVNQVPRRGVFVRQPGPVELLQMFEVMAELEAACGRFAALRISDEALEQLEQANLKCQTAVSEQNASEYYIENERFHHLIYAQSGNAFLEQEALRLHRRLKPYRRLQLKLRGRMRQSMDEHNQIVRALRDGDADRAARALRDHVAVQGEKFQHLMAGLKTAAA, encoded by the coding sequence ATGGATAAACGCCGTGCCGATATCATTGCCGAAGAACTGGAACAGCTGATCCTCACATCGGGATTTTCTGATGGCGAACGGCTGGACGAAATCAAGCTGGCAGAGCGTTTTGGCGTGTCGCGCACGCCGCTGCGCGAGGCGTTTCAAAAGCTGGCCACATCCGGTCTGGTCAATCAGGTGCCCCGCCGTGGCGTATTCGTGCGCCAGCCCGGACCGGTTGAATTGCTGCAGATGTTCGAAGTGATGGCCGAGCTTGAGGCCGCCTGCGGGCGCTTTGCCGCGCTGCGCATTTCAGACGAGGCGCTGGAACAGCTGGAGCAGGCCAATCTGAAGTGCCAGACAGCGGTGTCAGAGCAGAACGCCAGCGAATACTATATTGAAAATGAACGATTTCATCATCTGATCTACGCGCAGTCGGGCAATGCCTTTCTGGAACAGGAAGCGCTGCGCCTGCACCGGCGGCTAAAGCCGTATCGCCGGCTGCAATTGAAACTGCGGGGGCGTATGCGCCAGTCGATGGACGAACATAACCAGATCGTGCGCGCCCTGCGCGACGGCGATGCCGATCGTGCAGCGCGGGCGTTGCGCGATCACGTGGCGGTACAGGGTGAAAAATTCCAGCATCTGATGGCGGGCCTGAAAACCGCGGCTGCGTAA
- the dctP gene encoding TRAP transporter substrate-binding protein DctP, whose protein sequence is MKNLFASGVAAVALLAASAVSATELRLSHQWSNSDIRHKVAEIVANEVAAANVDLEIKIFGSKSLFKPREQYKPLSRGQLDMTVLPLSYAGGQQPAYNLTLMPGLVKNHDHAARLADSPFMEALEAKMAEDDVMVLVHGYLAGGFAGKDKCITKPEDVAGLQTRAAGKAFEQMLAGAGASIASMASSEIYNAMQTGVLNAANTSSSSFVSYRIYEQVSCYTPAGDVALWFMYQPLLMNKSTFEGLTAEQQDALLAASAKAEAFYLEEAKNEDAASAQVFADNGVEIAEMTQADFDAWRELAKTTSYAAFVADVPDGQALLDMALAVE, encoded by the coding sequence ATGAAGAACCTATTCGCATCCGGCGTTGCTGCCGTTGCCCTGTTGGCGGCCAGCGCCGTGTCTGCCACCGAATTGCGCCTGTCGCACCAATGGTCCAACAGCGACATCCGCCACAAGGTGGCCGAGATCGTCGCAAACGAGGTTGCCGCCGCGAATGTCGATCTTGAGATCAAGATTTTCGGATCGAAATCGCTGTTCAAACCGCGCGAGCAGTACAAGCCGCTTAGCCGTGGCCAGCTGGACATGACTGTTCTGCCGCTGTCTTACGCAGGCGGCCAGCAACCGGCCTATAACCTGACACTGATGCCCGGCCTGGTGAAAAACCACGATCATGCCGCGCGCCTGGCGGATAGCCCGTTCATGGAAGCGCTTGAGGCCAAGATGGCCGAAGATGATGTGATGGTTCTGGTGCACGGATACCTTGCCGGCGGCTTTGCGGGCAAAGACAAATGCATCACCAAACCCGAAGACGTAGCCGGGTTGCAAACCCGCGCGGCGGGCAAGGCGTTCGAACAGATGCTGGCAGGGGCAGGGGCCTCGATCGCGTCGATGGCCAGCTCGGAAATCTACAATGCGATGCAGACCGGCGTTCTGAACGCGGCCAACACATCGTCGTCGTCATTTGTATCCTACCGGATTTACGAACAGGTGTCTTGCTACACGCCTGCCGGAGATGTGGCGCTGTGGTTCATGTACCAGCCGCTGTTGATGAACAAATCGACCTTTGAAGGCCTGACCGCCGAACAGCAGGATGCCTTGTTGGCTGCTTCGGCCAAGGCCGAAGCGTTCTATCTGGAAGAAGCCAAGAATGAAGACGCGGCATCGGCACAGGTGTTTGCCGACAACGGTGTTGAAATTGCCGAAATGACTCAGGCCGATTTCGACGCATGGCGTGAACTGGCGAAAACCACATCTTATGCCGCGTTCGTGGCAGATGTACCCGATGGTCAGGCATTGCTGGACATGGCGCTTGCCGTTGAATGA
- a CDS encoding TRAP transporter small permease, with product MSGQLSTSVAKTGDNRFLRGVAAISTVAGWCSAAMIVLAVGITCQMIFVRFVLNGSTVWQTEMVIYLVIAATLIGLPYVQRLRGHVNVDLIPLMLPSRWRLALCIVTLTTSIVIVAVMLYYGYDYWHLAWSRGWTSDTIWAVRLWIPYAALPVGFALLGLQLIADLVAVLLRIDAPFGLEDA from the coding sequence ATGTCGGGCCAGCTATCGACCAGCGTTGCCAAGACGGGCGACAACCGGTTTCTACGAGGCGTTGCAGCCATATCCACCGTGGCTGGATGGTGTTCTGCGGCGATGATCGTTCTGGCGGTTGGAATTACCTGCCAGATGATCTTTGTGCGCTTTGTGCTGAACGGATCAACGGTCTGGCAGACCGAGATGGTGATTTACCTTGTCATCGCGGCCACCCTGATCGGCTTGCCCTATGTGCAGCGCCTGCGCGGCCATGTGAACGTGGATCTGATCCCCCTGATGTTGCCGTCGCGCTGGCGGCTGGCCCTGTGCATCGTCACGCTGACCACGTCAATCGTGATTGTCGCGGTGATGCTTTATTACGGCTATGATTACTGGCACCTTGCGTGGTCACGCGGCTGGACGTCCGATACAATCTGGGCCGTGCGCCTCTGGATCCCCTATGCCGCCCTGCCTGTCGGTTTCGCCCTTCTGGGTCTGCAACTGATCGCCGATCTGGTCGCTGTCCTGCTCAGGATTGATGCGCCATTCGGGCTGGAGGACGCATAA
- a CDS encoding TRAP transporter large permease: protein MDPLTLAGLVAFFTIFVLFSGVSVALGLLIVSGGFLIVFDGVRSLELMPEILFGKLDNFALLSIPMFIIMGASIASTRAGADLYEALERWLTRVPGGLVISNLGACALFAAMSGSSPATCAAIGKMGIPEMRKRGYPDGVAAGSIAAGGTLGILIPPSVTMIVYGIATEVSIGRLFLAGVFPGLLLVTLFMAWSLYSTARSGNAQLLQSTSYSWREKFEILPRVVPFLVIIIGVLYAMYGGVATPSETAAVGALLCLIIAMVIYRLWNPRDLWVVLRDSTKESVMILFIIAAAGVFSYMLSSLFITQSIAEWIGTLDVNRWVLMGAINVFLLIAGFFLPPVAVILMAAPILLPIITTAGFDPIWFAVILTINMEIGLISPPVGLNLYVINGIAPDIKLKTILLGSLPFVACMVVAIILLCLFPGIATWLPDAVMGPAL, encoded by the coding sequence ATGGATCCGCTTACACTGGCCGGACTGGTTGCGTTTTTCACCATATTCGTGCTGTTTTCCGGCGTATCGGTCGCGCTGGGCCTGCTGATCGTATCGGGCGGTTTCCTGATTGTGTTCGATGGCGTGCGCAGCCTTGAACTGATGCCGGAAATCCTGTTCGGCAAGCTGGATAATTTTGCCCTTCTGTCCATTCCGATGTTCATCATCATGGGGGCGTCCATCGCCTCGACCCGCGCCGGTGCTGATCTTTACGAGGCGCTGGAGCGCTGGCTGACCCGGGTGCCGGGGGGGCTGGTGATCTCCAATCTGGGGGCCTGTGCCCTGTTTGCCGCCATGTCGGGCTCAAGCCCTGCAACCTGTGCCGCCATCGGCAAGATGGGTATCCCCGAGATGCGCAAGCGCGGCTATCCCGATGGTGTCGCCGCCGGGTCGATCGCCGCCGGGGGCACATTGGGTATCCTGATCCCGCCATCGGTCACGATGATCGTCTACGGCATCGCAACCGAGGTATCGATCGGGCGGCTGTTTCTGGCCGGTGTCTTTCCCGGCCTGTTGCTGGTGACGTTGTTCATGGCATGGTCGCTTTATTCTACGGCGCGGTCGGGCAACGCCCAGCTTTTGCAATCCACCAGCTATAGCTGGCGCGAGAAATTCGAAATCCTGCCCCGGGTGGTTCCGTTTCTGGTGATCATCATTGGCGTTCTTTACGCCATGTATGGCGGCGTTGCGACGCCATCTGAAACGGCAGCCGTGGGCGCGTTGCTGTGCCTGATCATTGCGATGGTGATCTACCGGTTGTGGAACCCGCGCGATCTGTGGGTTGTTCTGCGCGACAGCACCAAGGAAAGCGTGATGATCCTGTTCATCATCGCCGCCGCGGGCGTTTTTTCCTACATGCTGTCCAGCCTGTTCATCACCCAGTCGATTGCCGAATGGATCGGCACGCTGGATGTGAACCGCTGGGTGCTGATGGGGGCGATCAACGTGTTCCTGCTGATTGCGGGCTTTTTCCTGCCCCCCGTCGCGGTCATTCTGATGGCGGCCCCGATCCTGTTGCCGATCATCACAACCGCCGGGTTCGATCCGATCTGGTTTGCCGTCATTCTGACGATCAACATGGAAATCGGTTTGATTTCGCCGCCGGTGGGTCTGAACCTTTACGTGATCAACGGCATCGCCCCTGACATCAAGCTCAAGACCATCCTTTTGGGATCGCTGCCCTTTGTCGCCTGTATGGTCGTTGCGATCATTCTGTTGTGCCTGTTTCCGGGCATTGCGACATGGCTGCCCGATGCGGTGATGGGACCCGCGTTATGA
- a CDS encoding malonyl-CoA decarboxylase has protein sequence MSLLADLLSTVFERATKPLAQQADSGAPLDEMMRDLVRNHDEVQGMVLAQQILNRYHAMEDAEKKAFFLMLAQDMDIQPDQVRAALDAYEADQTKATYRAFVEAAEAPRQEMLRRLNQVPGATGQLVAMRADLLKLVRDHPELAPVDLDFRHLFASWFNRGFLVLRPVNWDSPAQILEKIIAYEAVHAIDSWDDLRARLLPSDRRCFAFFHPSMPNEPLIFVEVALTRGVPSSIHSVLTEDRTELPPQEADTAVFYSISNCQAGLASISFGNSLIKQVAGDLARDLPGLKTFVTLSPIPGLAAWMESVDKNELNPDAEIDEVAADFLLNAKRLDGMPIDPVARFHLGNGAMVHAVHAKADLSAKGQAQSKGAMVNYLYDLSKIAENVQAFTTGGQVVASSAVKAQARNATRIKR, from the coding sequence ATGAGCCTGCTTGCCGATCTTCTGTCGACCGTGTTTGAGCGGGCGACAAAACCGCTGGCACAGCAGGCCGACAGCGGTGCCCCGCTGGATGAAATGATGCGCGATCTGGTGCGCAATCACGACGAAGTGCAGGGCATGGTGCTGGCCCAGCAAATCCTGAACCGGTACCACGCGATGGAAGACGCCGAGAAAAAGGCGTTTTTCCTGATGCTGGCGCAGGATATGGATATTCAGCCCGATCAGGTGCGCGCCGCGTTGGATGCGTACGAGGCGGATCAGACCAAAGCCACCTATCGCGCCTTTGTCGAAGCGGCCGAAGCGCCGCGTCAGGAAATGCTGCGCCGTCTGAACCAGGTTCCGGGGGCGACGGGGCAATTGGTGGCAATGCGCGCCGATCTGCTGAAACTGGTGCGCGACCACCCCGAACTGGCCCCTGTCGATCTGGATTTCCGCCACCTGTTTGCGTCGTGGTTCAACCGTGGCTTTCTGGTGCTGCGCCCCGTCAACTGGGACAGTCCGGCGCAGATTCTGGAAAAGATCATCGCATACGAGGCCGTGCACGCCATCGACAGCTGGGACGATCTGCGCGCCCGTCTGCTGCCTAGCGACCGGCGGTGCTTTGCATTTTTTCACCCCTCAATGCCAAACGAACCGCTGATTTTCGTCGAGGTCGCGCTGACCCGCGGTGTGCCCAGTTCGATCCATTCGGTTCTGACAGAAGACCGCACCGAACTGCCCCCGCAAGAGGCGGATACCGCCGTGTTCTATTCGATCTCTAACTGTCAGGCCGGGCTGGCCAGCATCTCCTTTGGCAACTCGCTGATCAAACAGGTGGCAGGTGATCTGGCCCGTGATCTGCCGGGGTTGAAAACCTTTGTGACCCTGTCGCCTATTCCGGGGCTGGCGGCATGGATGGAAAGCGTGGACAAGAACGAACTGAACCCGGATGCCGAAATTGACGAAGTGGCCGCTGATTTCCTGCTGAACGCCAAACGGCTGGATGGCATGCCGATCGATCCGGTGGCACGGTTCCATCTGGGCAACGGGGCAATGGTGCACGCGGTTCATGCCAAGGCCGATCTGTCCGCCAAAGGGCAGGCACAATCCAAGGGCGCAATGGTGAATTACCTGTACGATCTGTCCAAAATCGCTGAAAACGTACAGGCATTTACCACGGGGGGGCAGGTGGTCGCCTCGTCCGCGGTCAAGGCGCAGGCACGCAACGCAACCCGCATCAAACGCTAA
- a CDS encoding malonate--CoA ligase yields MANPLYDTLFGTHQGSDADFLLLPDGGVLSYRDFLAMTARFAHVFSNAGLVAGDRLAVQIDKSPEALAVYAACVQAGLVFLPLNTAYKEAELAYFIENSGARLVLCPDARAQTLAPIAAACGAALDTLNDDGTGGIVDKAQAQPDSFDTVARSSDDLAAFLYTSGTTGRSKGAMLTQENLLSNAQTLVEYWQFSDRDVLLHALPIFHTHGLFVATNVILLAGGAMIFLPKFDVGQVVHEMARATSMMGVPTFYTRLLDTPEFTREVAAHMRLFVSGSAPMLAETHTAFFERTGHRILERYGMTETNMNTSNPYEGERRVGSVGFPLPGVEVRITDADGADVDQGTIGQIEVRGPNVFKGYWQMPEKTAAELRDNGFFLTGDLGRIDEDGYIYIVGRDKDLIISGGYNIYPKEIEMVIDDQPGVQESAVIGVPHADFGEGVVAIVVPKRGASPDLDEITRSIKSELARFKHPQKLIVLPELPKNTMGKVQKNVLREDYKDILSV; encoded by the coding sequence ATGGCGAACCCGCTTTATGATACATTGTTCGGAACCCATCAGGGGAGCGATGCGGATTTCCTGCTGCTGCCGGATGGAGGCGTTCTGAGCTATCGCGATTTTCTGGCGATGACGGCGCGGTTTGCCCATGTGTTTTCAAATGCGGGGCTGGTGGCGGGCGACAGGCTGGCGGTACAAATCGACAAATCGCCCGAGGCGCTGGCCGTTTACGCCGCTTGTGTGCAGGCCGGATTGGTGTTTTTGCCTCTGAACACTGCCTATAAAGAAGCGGAACTAGCTTATTTTATCGAAAACAGCGGCGCACGTCTGGTCCTGTGCCCCGATGCGCGCGCGCAAACGCTGGCCCCGATTGCAGCGGCCTGCGGTGCGGCGCTGGATACCTTGAACGATGACGGCACCGGCGGCATCGTGGACAAGGCACAGGCGCAGCCCGACAGCTTTGATACTGTGGCACGCAGCAGTGATGATCTGGCTGCGTTCCTTTATACATCCGGAACAACGGGACGATCCAAGGGCGCGATGCTGACCCAGGAGAACCTGTTGTCCAATGCGCAGACGCTGGTGGAGTACTGGCAGTTCAGCGACCGTGATGTGTTGCTGCACGCCCTGCCGATCTTTCACACTCACGGGCTTTTTGTGGCGACGAACGTGATCCTTCTGGCGGGCGGGGCAATGATTTTCCTGCCGAAATTCGATGTGGGGCAGGTTGTGCACGAAATGGCGCGCGCCACATCCATGATGGGCGTGCCAACCTTTTACACCCGCCTGCTGGATACGCCGGAATTCACCCGCGAAGTGGCTGCACATATGCGGTTGTTCGTGTCCGGTTCGGCCCCGATGCTGGCCGAAACCCACACCGCGTTTTTCGAACGCACCGGCCACCGTATTCTGGAACGTTACGGCATGACCGAAACAAATATGAACACGTCCAACCCATATGAAGGGGAACGGCGTGTGGGCAGTGTCGGGTTTCCCCTGCCGGGGGTCGAGGTCCGGATAACGGATGCCGATGGCGCCGATGTGGATCAGGGCACAATTGGCCAGATCGAGGTGCGCGGGCCAAACGTGTTCAAGGGCTATTGGCAGATGCCCGAAAAAACCGCCGCCGAATTGCGCGACAACGGGTTTTTCCTGACCGGCGATCTGGGGCGCATCGACGAAGACGGATATATCTACATCGTCGGACGCGACAAGGATCTGATTATTTCCGGGGGGTACAACATCTATCCCAAGGAAATCGAAATGGTGATCGACGATCAGCCCGGCGTGCAGGAAAGCGCGGTGATCGGCGTGCCCCACGCGGATTTCGGCGAAGGTGTTGTGGCAATCGTCGTGCCCAAACGCGGGGCTTCACCTGATCTGGATGAAATCACCCGATCCATCAAATCCGAGCTGGCGCGCTTCAAGCATCCGCAAAAACTGATTGTGCTGCCGGAACTGCCCAAGAATACGATGGGCAAGGTGCAAAAGAATGTCCTGCGTGAAGACTATAAAGACATATTGTCGGTATAA